The Thalassotalea piscium sequence AGTACAATTGGCTAAAGCAAAATGGAAAGAGCAACAAGCTAAAGCACAACTAACAACCATAGAGAATAAAGCTAATCCCACCATAGGGATTAGCGCAGGAAAAAATAGTGACGATAATATCGTTGGCTTAACATTCTCTATGCCTTTGAATATCAGAAATAACTATTCCGATACTACTAAAGCGGCATATTCAGAAGCCGTTGCTGCGGAAGCTTATTTCCAATCCATTTATCGAAAACGCTCTTTTGAAGCTCAGGCCAACTATGAATCCCTCATGATCAGTAAAAAATACTATCAGCGATGGCAAAACCTTATACAAAACCGAATTGATAATAGCGCGAGGTTGCTAAACGCTCGTTGGGAGGCTGGAGACATCAATACTTCAGACTATCTAATAGCGTTGAGCCAAAGAGCTGATGGATTGCACTCAGGCATTCAACTAGAAAAACAATTTAGACTCTCTGAAATAGCCTTCATTTGGAGCATGGGTCAATTATCTAAGTTCAAGATTTAATTAGTTAAAACGGCAATTAGAAATCTTAAACTTTAAAAGAATATAGGTAAAAAAATGAATACATTATTTAGCAAAAAAATATTAGCAATACTAATTAGTGGACTTTTTTTAGGTGGGACATTAAGCGGTGAAGTGTATGCTCTACAAGTAAATACAATTGACCCTGTAACAGCAAAACCCAAAGAACATAAACACTCGGAAAGTGAAGAAAATCATGTAGAAGAAGGCCATCAGGAAAATGAAGGCAACCATTCTGAAAAAGACACAGAACATGACGAACATGGTCACGACCAAGAGAGCAAAAATAAAGAAACTGAAGAGGAACATGAAGAAGGTATTACTCTAAGCCCTCAAAAAATGTCACTAGCCAATATTAAAGTTCAAAGCATAAGACCTGATTATCAATTCAGTACAATCTATGCGCCCGGAGAGGTCAAAGTAGATGGTTATAGCAGCTATGTCGTTTCTCCCCGTACCGAGTCAGTGATAATAAGCAGACATACTGCACTCGGTGAACACGTAGAAAAAGGACAAAAGCTGGTCACCCTATTTAGTGAAGCAATGGCTCAAGCTCAAGCTGACTACTTGATTGCGTCAACTGAATGGCAGCGAGTAAAGAAATTAGGCAACAAAACAGTAAGTGAAAGTCGTTTACTTCAGGCTCAAACCACATTTAACGCTACATACGGAAAACTTA is a genomic window containing:
- a CDS encoding efflux RND transporter periplasmic adaptor subunit, whose translation is MNTLFSKKILAILISGLFLGGTLSGEVYALQVNTIDPVTAKPKEHKHSESEENHVEEGHQENEGNHSEKDTEHDEHGHDQESKNKETEEEHEEGITLSPQKMSLANIKVQSIRPDYQFSTIYAPGEVKVDGYSSYVVSPRTESVIISRHTALGEHVEKGQKLVTLFSEAMAQAQADYLIASTEWQRVKKLGNKTVSESRLLQAQTTFNATYGKLIALGLTEKAIKDISNKDITSFGQYSLVAQREGVVLQDDFTQGQRVDAGDTIMLLADENKLWVEAKVSPNKKLNLSINSPAIVKLEGEDYKAKVIQEAHTIDPITRTRIIRLSVNNADDNLHSGMFVKVYFQFATEQKVMAVPEEALIRSADGDWTVFVEDHPGEFKATEVELGRSLGNFREIFGLESGTRVVTQGAFFVASEIAKGGFDPHNH